ACTGCTCCCCCGGCCCGGCTGACAGGACGACTGCGGTCCTGGAATCCCATGCCCACACGCCGCGAAAGTCGAGCTGATCCCCGCCCGCCGGAGTTGCGCACCTCTGCCAATGCGAGCCGCCATCTTGCGTGCGCAAGACGGTGCCCTCGCTGCCGCTCGCCCACGCGACCTCCCGGTCCACCGCGTGAATTCCGCGCAGGTTCGCCGTGGTATGCGACTCCTGCATCTCCCATTGTCCGTATGCGGCTCCCAGCCCGGCGAAGAGGAGCACGATCAAGACTAAGATCATGGCACCCGAGTGTAGCGAAGCGCGGCTTACCCGTCTACGAAGCTCGGTCTCGTCACCCTGCGATATGACTTGCATTACAGTTTGTTGAGCCGCGACTTTGTGGCACGGTCTTCGATCCGCGGGTACCTCTTGACCCCCCTGCTAAGTCTTTGCCGGTCAAGGTTTAACAAATCATGTCCAGATGGCTATACTCTGTTCCATGGGGCGCAAACAACGTTCAGACCTCCGGTTATCAAATCGGGAATTCTGGCTTCTGATCGCGGCTATGTGCCTTCTCGCTATTCTCGTAATGGTGAGGAAATTACTGCGCTGAATATCCAGCCCAAGCAGCCCTAGACCTATCAAGAAGCGATCTGGTATTTCGGCAAACCCGACAACGGGTTGCCTCGACCTAGGGGCTGGGACCGGCCTCGAACATAAAAATCCAAATGCTAGCGCAAGTTGTCGGAGACTGCCGGAACGCTGAACTCCGTGGCCGAAGACTCGTCGCTCGCTACTTCCGCTCGTGCCGGCTTGGTTTTCAGGCGTGGCTTCTGGGCCTCCGCGATCAGCGGCTTCAGCGCTTCGACGGAGATGCCGAGTGTTCCCCCGGCGAAGCCGTCAATGTAGGCGGCGTTCACGCCGATTACCTGGCCGTCGGAATTAAACACCGGCCCGCCACTGCCGCCCTGCGCTGTGGGCGCGTCGTAGATGAGCTTGTCCTCGACCACGTCGCCGAGATGGCCGTAGGTCGCCGACGGACGAATCAGATAGTGTTGCGCCAGGTCGCGCGCGATCTCAATCGTCTCGCGCGAATATGCCAGCCGCTTGTAAACCTTGCGCGGCGACTTTGCCAGCATCGCCGTCACGCCCATCGGATAGCCGACCACGACCACCGCATCGCCGGGCACCGCGGCGTTGGCGGCCAACGGTACCGGCCGCGGAATGGATTCTTCTGGAGGCGACGAGAAGCGCGCCACCGCCAGGTCGTGTCCTCGCGACACCGTCACATCCGTGAGTTCCACCGGGTTCGAGTGGCCAGGGAAAAAGGCCATCAGTTTTTCGATCTTGGGCACCGCGCCGAGGCGAATCTGCGTCTGGTCTTCCTCGTCTTCAAACCATGGCTCGACCACATGGCGATTGGTAGCAATAAGCCCATCGGCGACCACGAAGCCGGTGCCGGAGACGCGGGTGCGCACCGGCCGATAAAATCGGCGTCCCCGTCCGCCCGGTGTCAGCGAGTAAAGTGCGTAGACGTAGCAGATGGAGTCGCGATGCCGCGCTACCACCACGCTGGGCATCGCTTGCTCCTGCGACAGCCGGCTGACCTGCGCCGTCAG
This Terriglobales bacterium DNA region includes the following protein-coding sequences:
- a CDS encoding serine protease, translated to MKARTKLAATAHAFLCGALLALILAALVAISRIPATTRQNARMTEMVTRLTAQVSRLSQEQAMPSVVVARHRDSICYVYALYSLTPGGRGRRFYRPVRTRVSGTGFVVADGLIATNRHVVEPWFEDEEDQTQIRLGAVPKIEKLMAFFPGHSNPVELTDVTVSRGHDLAVARFSSPPEESIPRPVPLAANAAVPGDAVVVVGYPMGVTAMLAKSPRKVYKRLAYSRETIEIARDLAQHYLIRPSATYGHLGDVVEDKLIYDAPTAQGGSGGPVFNSDGQVIGVNAAYIDGFAGGTLGISVEALKPLIAEAQKPRLKTKPARAEVASDESSATEFSVPAVSDNLR